A DNA window from Allokutzneria albata contains the following coding sequences:
- a CDS encoding NADP-dependent phosphogluconate dehydrogenase, translating into MQLGLVGLGRMGGPMAARLVKAGHDVVGTDTAPDAAAASRQAGVRVAGSIAALVDLLTPPRAVWVMVQAGAATEAVLDELAELLEPGDLVADGGNSDWRDATTRADRFGARGVQFVDVGVSGGRQGWRHGYGLTAGGAPDDVERLMPVLTSLAAPGAVARVGEHGAGHFVKAVHNAVEYGLLQAYAEGFAMLSARDGLDALTAMRVWQAGCSARSFLLEQTVEALSGDPALTGVGTAVADSGMGRWTAEEAIRLGVATPVLTAALHARFTSRDEQRRADRLLVAARGTIGGHETHV; encoded by the coding sequence GTGCAGCTGGGATTGGTCGGATTGGGACGCATGGGCGGGCCCATGGCGGCTCGGCTGGTCAAGGCGGGCCACGACGTGGTGGGCACCGACACCGCGCCCGACGCGGCGGCGGCGAGCCGCCAGGCGGGAGTCCGGGTGGCCGGCTCCATCGCAGCGCTGGTCGACCTGCTGACCCCGCCGCGCGCGGTGTGGGTCATGGTGCAGGCGGGTGCGGCGACGGAAGCAGTGCTGGACGAACTCGCCGAACTGCTGGAGCCGGGCGACCTGGTGGCTGACGGCGGCAACAGCGACTGGCGTGACGCCACCACGCGGGCGGACCGGTTCGGTGCGCGCGGCGTGCAGTTCGTCGACGTCGGCGTCAGCGGCGGGCGGCAGGGTTGGCGGCACGGCTACGGGCTGACCGCCGGTGGTGCGCCCGACGACGTCGAGCGGCTGATGCCCGTGCTCACGTCCCTCGCCGCGCCCGGCGCGGTGGCCAGGGTCGGTGAGCACGGAGCGGGTCACTTCGTGAAGGCCGTGCACAACGCGGTCGAGTACGGCTTGCTCCAGGCGTACGCGGAAGGTTTCGCGATGCTGTCCGCGCGGGACGGGCTGGACGCTCTGACCGCGATGCGCGTGTGGCAGGCGGGGTGCTCCGCCCGGTCGTTCCTGTTGGAGCAGACGGTCGAAGCCTTGTCCGGCGATCCCGCGCTCACCGGCGTCGGCACTGCTGTCGCGGACTCGGGTATGGGCCGCTGGACCGCGGAGGAGGCGATCCGGCTCGGGGTCGCGACCCCTGTGCTGACCGCGGCCCTGCACGCCAGGTTCACCAGTCGTGACGAGCAGCGGCGGGCGGACCGGCTGCTCGTCGCCGCGCGAGGCACGATCGGCGGGCACGAGACGCATGTCTGA
- a CDS encoding ROK family protein, with protein MNGAIGIDLGATHIRAAIVLPDGELIGALRRVLPADPSTRRRAATDVAGELLARHPGHPVDAVGLAVAGTVDGGVLTWSANLGLDAVDFGAELRASTGRPTAVLNDARAAALAEARMGAGAGAATVLMVTVGTGIGGGLVIDGNVHTGTAHAGEIGHLVLDPDGPPCRCGHHGCWERLAGGVALDATAAELLPDGKSGAVALAAAASRGDTTALAAIQRHAREFARGLDSLCAVLAPHALVLGGGIIARPGPVRDAYLAATGTLRWHRGMIRTAVLGDDAGLLGAALAASNAS; from the coding sequence GTGAACGGCGCCATCGGCATCGACCTCGGTGCGACCCACATCCGCGCGGCGATCGTCCTGCCGGACGGAGAACTCATCGGCGCGCTGCGGCGAGTCCTGCCCGCCGACCCGTCCACCCGGCGCCGGGCGGCGACCGACGTCGCGGGCGAGCTGCTGGCACGCCATCCCGGCCACCCGGTCGACGCAGTCGGTCTCGCCGTCGCCGGAACCGTGGACGGCGGCGTGCTGACCTGGTCGGCGAACCTGGGGCTGGACGCGGTCGACTTCGGCGCTGAGCTGCGCGCGAGCACCGGGCGACCCACCGCGGTCCTCAACGACGCCCGGGCCGCCGCGCTCGCGGAAGCTCGCATGGGCGCGGGAGCAGGCGCGGCCACCGTGCTCATGGTGACGGTGGGGACCGGCATCGGCGGCGGACTGGTCATCGACGGCAACGTGCACACCGGTACCGCGCACGCGGGGGAGATCGGCCACCTCGTGCTCGACCCCGACGGACCACCATGCCGTTGCGGTCACCACGGCTGCTGGGAACGACTGGCGGGCGGTGTCGCGCTCGACGCCACCGCGGCGGAACTCCTGCCGGACGGGAAGAGCGGCGCAGTGGCGCTCGCCGCCGCAGCGTCGCGTGGCGACACCACCGCCTTGGCGGCGATCCAGCGGCACGCCAGGGAGTTCGCCCGAGGACTGGACAGCCTCTGCGCGGTCCTCGCTCCCCACGCGCTCGTGCTCGGCGGCGGCATCATCGCCCGCCCGGGGCCCGTCCGCGACGCCTACCTGGCCGCCACCGGCACGTTGCGCTGGCACCGCGGCATGATCCGCACGGCGGTCCTCGGCGACGACGCGGGATTGCTCGGTGCCGCGCTGGCCGCGTCCAATGCGTCCTGA
- a CDS encoding aminotransferase-like domain-containing protein, whose product MNVHDALGEWSIRPGPIYARLAAALRDAIENGDIAPGTVLPPERSLAARLAIGRSTVVQAYGRLREEQLVVSRQGSGTWVAGARRTAATKRPAASLRLAALRDPEVPVDLATAALPAHARVRQLIADLGRSDDDCTALLDGPGYLPAGLPALRSSLAERLTADGLATIPEQILVTTGDQQALSLLATHALQAGDTVVVESPTSPGMLDVLHGLPVTVRSSRPVTDEGSDLLDVLDRCRPRLAYLMPTLGPHGRMLDHASRGVLARKLAERDVLVIDDASQAGLAFEPAPPLAAFVSADNLITVGSMTKLHWGGLRIGWIRGPAPLIAALARAKARVDLGTPVLDQLIAVRLLCVEDNVRAVRVAWLRDRLDHASTVVRAALPEFSFAPPDGGMNLWLRLPAGTATAFSEVATRFGVAVVPGSALSAQGIADDHVRVVYARPREVFEEGVRRLAAAWQRYRTMPPDTAPVLL is encoded by the coding sequence ATGAACGTTCATGACGCGCTCGGGGAGTGGTCGATCCGGCCCGGCCCGATCTACGCCCGCCTCGCCGCCGCTCTGCGGGACGCCATCGAGAACGGCGACATCGCACCCGGCACGGTGTTGCCGCCCGAGCGGTCGCTGGCCGCGCGGCTGGCCATCGGCCGGAGCACGGTCGTGCAGGCTTACGGTCGGCTGCGCGAGGAACAACTCGTGGTCAGCAGGCAGGGCAGCGGCACGTGGGTGGCGGGCGCGCGGCGAACCGCGGCCACCAAGCGACCTGCCGCCTCGCTGCGCCTTGCCGCGCTGCGGGACCCGGAGGTGCCGGTCGACCTGGCCACCGCGGCCCTGCCCGCGCACGCCCGCGTCCGCCAACTGATCGCCGACCTGGGCCGGAGCGACGACGACTGCACCGCTCTGCTCGACGGCCCCGGTTACCTGCCCGCCGGACTGCCCGCGTTGCGCAGTTCGCTCGCCGAGCGGCTGACAGCTGACGGGCTGGCGACGATCCCCGAGCAGATCCTCGTCACCACCGGGGACCAACAGGCGCTGTCGTTGCTCGCGACCCATGCGCTGCAGGCCGGGGACACCGTGGTCGTGGAGAGCCCGACGAGTCCGGGAATGCTCGACGTCCTGCACGGCCTGCCGGTGACCGTGCGCAGCTCGCGGCCGGTCACCGACGAGGGCAGTGACCTGCTGGACGTGCTCGATCGCTGTCGGCCTCGGCTGGCCTACCTGATGCCGACACTGGGGCCGCACGGGCGGATGCTGGACCACGCCTCCCGCGGCGTGCTGGCCCGCAAGCTCGCCGAGCGGGACGTGCTCGTCATCGACGACGCGAGCCAAGCCGGGCTGGCGTTCGAGCCCGCGCCGCCCCTCGCCGCGTTCGTCTCCGCGGACAACCTGATCACCGTCGGCTCGATGACCAAGCTGCACTGGGGTGGTCTGCGGATCGGCTGGATCCGTGGCCCGGCACCGCTGATCGCCGCCCTCGCCCGCGCGAAGGCACGCGTGGACCTGGGCACTCCGGTACTCGACCAGCTCATCGCGGTGCGGTTGCTGTGCGTCGAGGACAACGTCCGCGCCGTCCGGGTGGCGTGGCTGCGCGACCGCCTGGACCACGCGAGCACGGTGGTGCGCGCCGCCCTGCCCGAGTTCTCCTTCGCCCCGCCCGATGGCGGGATGAACCTGTGGCTGCGGTTGCCTGCGGGAACGGCCACCGCGTTCAGCGAGGTGGCGACCAGGTTCGGCGTCGCGGTCGTGCCCGGCTCCGCGCTGTCCGCCCAGGGCATCGCCGACGACCACGTCCGGGTCGTCTACGCCCGGCCGCGAGAGGTGTTCGAGGAGGGTGTGCGTCGCCTGGCCGCCGCCTGGCAGCGCTACCGCACCATGCCGCCCGACACCGCACCGGTGCTGCTGTGA